Part of the Hypanus sabinus isolate sHypSab1 unplaced genomic scaffold, sHypSab1.hap1 scaffold_2707, whole genome shotgun sequence genome, GAGGGGGGTTTAGAGGAGGGGGTGTTGGAGGGAAGGGGGTTGGGAGGAGGGGGTGTTGGGAGGAGGGTGGTTGGAGGAGGGGGTGTTGGGAGGAGGGTGGTTGGAGGAGGGGGAGTTGGGAGGAGGGTGGTTGGGAGGAGGGGGGGCTTGCAAGGGGtttggagggggaggaggaagggtccagaggagggaggtttaggggtgttggaggaggggggtggaggggaagatgggGAAAGAGGGGGAGATGGAGGGGCAGAGGGGGTAGAGTGAATTGGGGGGAAGAGGTCAGGAAAGgcgggggaagggaagggagtgTCCCATGGGGGGGGTGGAAGAGGGGCaggaggagggggtgagggcCTCGGAGGGAAGGGGAAGGCCGGGGCGGGAGGGAACGAGGGTCCCCGGAGGAAGCAACTCACCTCCGGCGTGCTCCCCTTCACCTCCGAGTGGAAGGGGTCTCGGCTCCTCGCCCTCCCTGCAGAAACATCGAGAAATGCAGTCAGTCTTGGGGCCCGACGGGAGCCCCGTGTttctcccccacccacaccccccatcccctctccctgcaGGAGTCAACGACGGGACCCCGACCCCCTACACGTCCCTCCCTCCACCCCGGCCGCTCCTCACAGACGGGACCCCCTCCCTCCGCCAGGCCGCTCCCTCCCTACATGTCCCTCCCTCTGCCCGGCCGCTCCCTCCCTACACGTCCCTCCCACCCGCCCGGCCCGCTCCCCCACCCCCGACGGGACCCCCTCCCTCCGCTCAGCCGTCCCCTCCGGACGGGACCCCCTCCCTCCGCCCGGCCGCTCCCTCCCGACAGGACCCCTCCCTCCGCCCGGCTGCTCCCTTCCGACGGGACCCCCTCCCTCCGCCCGTGCCGCTCCCTCCTGACGGGACCCCCTCCCTCCGCCCGGCCACTCCCTCCGGACGGGACCCCTCCCTGAGCCCGGCCGCTCCCTCCCGACGGGACCCCCCTCCCTCCGCCTGGCCGCCCCCTCCCGACGGGACCCCTCCCTCCGTCTGGGCGCCCCCCTCCGGACGGGACCCCTCCCTCCGCCCGGCCGCCCCCTCCCGACGGGACCCCTCCCTCCGTCTGGGCGCCCCCTCCGGACGGGACCCCTCCCTGAGCCCGGTGGCCCCCTCCCGACGGGACACCTCCCTCCGCCCGGCCGCTCCCTCCCGACGGGACCCCTCCCCTCCTGCAGACACTCACCGGAGAGGGGCCACTTGCAGCCCCTGCTGGTCCTGTGGGAAATCAGGTAGCCCGCCCCGACCAACAGCGTCCCCAGCGCGATGGAGGAGGAGATGATGCTGAGCAGGAAGTACGGGCTGCCTCCTGCGGGGGGCAACGGGGAGAGCGGGTTAAAATAGGGAGCCATTCCACGCCCTCCCGGACCCAGGTCGGACAGGGACGGGGAGCGGggcagggggacgggggaggggccGCGGTTTACCGAAGTAAAGTTGTTGTCAAACGGGGCATCTGAGCgagcaaaatacaaaaaaaaaagatttttttttaaattatttaagtgAGCAACTAATATTGAAAACACAACCTGCAGAGTCAGTGAAAAtcagtccagaggttgtgggacagttcagcgatggggcgagtgaagttgtcccctctggttcaagagtctgatggttgaggggggtaataactgtccctgaaactggtgttgtgtgtcctgaggctcctgtacctccttcctgatggttgaggggtaataactgtccctgaaactggtgttgtgtgtcctgaggctcctgtacctccttcctgatggttgaggggtgataactgtccctgaactggtggtgtgggtccctgaggctcctgtacctccttcctgatggttgaggggtgataactgtccctgaacctggtggtgtgggtcctgaggctcctgtacctccttcctgatggttgaggggtgataactgtccctgaacctggtggtgtgggtcctgaggctcctgtatctccttcctgatggttgaggggtaataactgtccctgaacctggtggtgtgggtctgaggctcctgtacctccttctgatggttgaggggttaataaCCGTCCCTGGACCTGGTGGGTgcgggtccctgaggctcctgtacctccttcctgatggttgaggggtgacaactgttcccagacctggtggtgtgggtcctaaggctcctgtacctccttcctgatggttgaggggtgacaactgttcccagacctggtggtgtgggtcctgaggctcctgtacctccttcctgatggttgaggggtaataactgtccctgaaactggtgttgtgggtcctgaggctcctgtacctccttcctgatggttgaggggtaataactgtccctgaacctggcggtgtgggtcctgaggctcctgtacctccttcctgatggttgaggggtgataactgtccctgaacctggtggtgtgggccctgaggctcctgtacctccttcctgatggttgaggggtgataactgtccctgaacctggtggtgtgggtcctgaggcacctgtacctccttcctgatggttgaggggtgataactgtccctgaacctggtggtgtgggtccctgaggcttctgtacctccttcctgatggttgaggggtaataactgtccctgaacctggtggtgtgggtcctgaggcttctgtacccccttcctgatggttgaggggtgataactgtccctgaacctggtggtgtgggtcctgaggctcctgtacctccttcctgatggttgaggggtgataactgtccctgaacctggcggtggtggggtcctgaggttcctgtacctccctcctgatggttgaggggtggtaatagtccctgaacctggtggtgtgggtcctgaggctcctgtacctccttcctgatggtagaggggtaatgactgttcctgaacctggtggtgtgggtcctgcggctcctgtacctccttcctgttgggtgaggggtgataactgtccctgaacctggtggtgtgggtcctgaggctcctgtacctccttcctgatggttgaggggtaataactgtccctgaacctggtggtgtgggtcctgaggctcctgtacctccttcctgatggttgaggggtaataactgtccctgaacctggtggtgtgggtcctgaggctcctgtacctccttcctgatggttgaggggtaataactgtccctgaacctggtggtgtgggtcctgaggctcctgtacctccttcctgatggttgaggggggataactgtccctgaacctggtggtgtggggtcctgaggctcctgtacctccttcctgatggtagaggggtaatgactgttcctgaacctggtggtgtggggtcctgcggctcctgtacctccttcctgttgggtgaggggtgataactgtccctgaacctggtggtgtgggtcctgaggctcctgtacctccttcctgatggttgaggggtaataactgtccctgaacctggtggtgtgggtcctgcggctctgtacctccttcctgatggttgaggggtgataactgtccctgaacctggtggtgtgggtcctgaggctcctgtacctccttcctgatggttgaggggtgataactgtccctgaacctggtggtgtgggtcctgaggctcctgtacctccttcctgatggttgaggggtaataactgtccctgaacctggtggtatgggtcctgaggctccctgtacctccttcctgatggttgaggggggataactgTCCCggggataactgtccctgaacctggtggtgtgggtcctgaggctcctgtacctccttcctgatggtagaggggtaatgactgttcctgaacctggtggtgtgggtcctgcggctcctgtacctccttcctgttgggtgaggggtgataactgtccctgaacctggtggtgtgggtcctgaggctcctgtatctccttcctgatggttgaggggtaataactgtccctgaacctggtggtgtgggtcctgcggctcctgtacctccttcctgatggttgaggggtgataactgtccctgaacctggtggtgttggtcctgaggctcctgtacctccttcctgatggttgaggggtaataactgtccctgaacctggtggtgtgggtcctgcggctcctgtacctccttcctgatggttgaggggtgataactgtccctgaacctggtggtgtgggtcctgaggctcctgtacctccttcctgatggttgaggggtgataactgtccctgaacctggtggtgtgggtcctgaggctcctgtacctccttcctgatggttgaggggtaataactgtccctgaacctggtggtgtgggtcctgaggctcctgtacctccttcctgatggttgaggggggataactgtccctgaacctggtggtgtgggtcctgaggctcctgtacctccttcctgatggtagaggggtaatgtctgttcctgaacctggtggtgtgggtgctgcggctcctgtacctccttcctgatggttgaggggtgataactgtccctgaacctggtggtgtgggtcctgaggctcctgtacctccttcctgatggttgaggggtgataactgtccctgaacctggcggtgtgggtcctgaggttcctgtacctccctcctgatggttgaggggtggtaatagtccctgaacctggtggtgtgggtcctgaggctcctgtacctccttcctgatggtagaggggtaatgactgttcctgaacctggtggtgtgggtcctgcggctcctgtacctccttcctgttgggtgaggggtgataactgtccctgaacctggtggtgtgggtcctgaggctcctgtacctccttcctgatggttgaggggtaataactgtccctgaacctggtggtgtgggtcctgaggctcctgtacctccttcctgatggttgaggggtaataactgtccctgaacctggtggtgtgggtcctgaggctcctgtacctccttcctgatggttgaggggtaataactgtccctgaacctggtggtgtgggtcctgaggctcctgtacctccttcctgatggttgaggggggataactgtccctgaacctggtggtgtgggtcctgaggctcctgtacctccttcctgatggtagaggggtaatgactgttcctgaacctggtggtgtgggtcctgcggctcctgtacctccttcctgttgggtgaggggtgataactgtccctgaacctggtggtgtgggtcctgaggctcctgtacctccttcctgatggttgaggggtaataactgtccctgaacctggtggtgtgggtcctgcggctcctgtacctccttcctgatggttgaggggtgataactgtccctgaacctggtggtgttggtcctgaggctcctgtacctccttcctgatggttgaggggtaataactgtccctgaacctggtggtgtgggtcctgcggctcctgtacctccttcctgatggttgaggggtgataactgtccctgaacctggtggtgtgggtcctgaggctcctgtacctccttcctgatggttgaggggtgataactgtccctgaacctggtggtgtgggtcctgaggctcctgtacctccttcctgatggttgaggggtaataactgtccctgaacctggtggtgtgggtcctgaggctcctgtacctccttcctgatggttgaggggggataactgtccctgaacctggtggtgtgggtcctgaggctcctgtacctccttcctgatggtagaggggtaatgactgttcctgaacctggtggtgtgggtcctgcggctcctgtacctccttcctgttgggtgaggggtgataactgtccctgaacctggtggtgtgggcccttaggctcctgtacctccttcctgatggttgaggggtgataactgtccctgaacctggtggtgtgggtcctgaggcacctgtacctccttcctgatggttgaggggtgataactgtccctgaacctggtggtgtgggtcctgaggctcctgtacctccttcctgatggttgaggggtaataactgtccctgaacctggtggtgtgggtcctgaggctcctgtacccccttcctgatggttgaggggtgataactgtccctgaacctggtggtgtgggtcctgaggctcctgtacctccttcctgatggttgaggggtgataactgtccctgaacctggcggtgtgggtcctgaggttcctgtacctccctcctgatggttgaggggtggtaatagtccctgaacctggtggtgtgggtcctgaggctcctgtacctccttcctgatggtagaggggtaatgactgttcctgaacctggtggtgtgggtcctgcggctcctgtacctccttcctgttgggtgaggggtgataactgtccctgaacctggtggtgtgggtcctgaggctcctgtacctccttcctgatggttgaggggtaataactgtccctgaacctggtggtgtgggtcctgaggctcctgtacctccttcctgatggttgaggggtaataactgtccctgaacctggtggtgtgggtcctgaggctcctgtacctccttcctgatggttgaggggtaataactgtccctgaacctggtggtgtgggtcctgaggctcctgtacctccttcctgatggttgaggggggataactgtccctgaacctggtggtgtgggtcctgaggctcctgtacctccttcctgatggtagaggggtaatgactgttcctgaacctggtggtgtgggtcctgcggctcctgtacctccttcctgttgggtgaggggtgataactgtccctgaacctggtggtgtgggtcctgaggctcctgtacctccttcctgatggttgaggggtaataactgtccctgaacctggtggtgtgggtcctgcggctcctgtacctccttcctgatggttgaggggtgataactgtccctgaacctggtggtgtgggtcctgaggctcctgtacctccttcctgatggttgaggggtgataactgtccctgaacctggtggtgtgggtcctgaggctcctgtacctccttcctgatggttgaggggggataactgtccctgaacctggtggtatgggtcctgaggctcctgtacctccttcctgatggttgaggggggataactgtccctgaacctggtggtgtgggtcctgaggctcctgtacctccttcctgatggtagaggggtaatgactgttcctgaacctggtggtgtgggtcctgcggctcctgtacctccttcctgttgggtgaggggtgataactgtccctgaacctggtggtgtgggtcctgaggctcctgtatctccttcctgatggttgaggggtaataactgtccctgaacctggtggtgtgggtcctgcggctcctgtacctccttcctgatggttgaggggtgataactgtccctgaacctggtggtgttggtcctgaggctcctgtacctccttcctgatggttgaggggtaataactgtccctgaacctggtggtgtgggtcctgcggctcctgtacctccttcctgatggttgaggggtgataactgtccctgaacctggtggtgtgggtcctgaggctcctgtacctccttcctgatggttgaggggtgataactgtccctgaacctggtggtgtgggtcctgaggctcctgtacctccttcctgatggttgaggggtaataactgtccctgaacctggtggtgtgggtcctgaggctcctgtacctccttcctgatggttgaggggggataactgtccctgaacctggtggtgtgggtcctgaggctcctgtacctccttcctgatggtagaggggtaatgactgttcctgaacctggtggtgtgggtcctgcggctcctgtacctccttcctgatggttgaggggtgataactgtccctgaacctggtggtgtgggtcctgaggctcctgtacctccttcctgatggttgaggggtgataactgtccctgaacctggcggtgtgggtcctgaggttcctgtacctccctcctgatggttgaggggtggtaatagtccctgaacctggtggtgtgggtcctgaggctcctgtacctccttcctgatggtagaggggtaatgactgttcctgaacctggtggtgtgggtcctgcggctcctgtacctccttcctgttgggtgaggggtgataactgtccctgaacctggtggtgtgggtcctgaggctcctgtacctccttcctgatggttgaggggtaataactgtccctgaacctggtggtgtgggtcctgaggctcctgtacctccttcctgatggttgaggggtaataactgtccctgaacctggtggtgtgggtcctgaggctcctgtacctccttcctgatggttgaggggtaataactgtccctgaacctggtggtgtgggtcctgaggctcctgtacctccttcctgatggttgaggggggataactgtccctgaacctggtggtgtgggtcctgaggctcctgtacctccttcctgatggtagaggggtaatgactgttcctgaacctggtggtgtgggtcctgcggctcctgtacctccttcctgttgggtgaggggtgataactgtccctgaacctggtggtgtgggtcctgaggctcctgtacctccttcctgatggttgaggggtaataactgtccctgaacctggtggtgtgggtcctgcggctcctgtacctccttcctgatggttgaggggtgataactgtccctgaacctggtggtgttggtcctgaggctcctgtacctccttcctgatggttgaggggtaataactgtccctgaacctggtggtgtgggtcctgcggctcctgtacctccttcctgatggttgaggggtgataactgtccctgaacctggtggtgtgggtcctgaggctcctgtacctccttcctgatggttgaggggtgataactgtccctgaacctggtggtgtgggtcctgaggctcctgtacctccttcctgatggttgaggggtaataactgtccctgaacctggtggtgtgggtcctgcggctcctgtacctccttcctgatggttgaggggggataactgtccctgaacctggtggtgtgggtcctgaggctcctgtacctccttcctgatggtagaggggtaatgactgttcctgaacctggtggtgtgggtcctgcggctcctgtacctccttcctgttgggtgaggggtgataactgtccctgaacctggtggtgtgggtcctgaggctcctgtacctccttcctgatggttgaggggtgataactgtccctgaacctggtggtgtgggtcctgcggctcctgtacctccttcctgatggttgaggggtgataactgtccctgaacctggcggtgtgggtcctgaggctcctgtacctccttcctgatggttgaggggtaataactgtccctgaacctggtggggtgggtcctgaggctcctgtacctccttcctgatggttgaggggtaataactgtccctgaagctggtggtgtgggtcctgcggctcctgtacctccttcctgacggcagcagtgagaaaagggtggtGAAGATCTCTTACGACGTGCTCAGCGCTGGGAAAGGTCTACCCCTGATGGGCTGGGCCTTCTGgaagattttccgttcaagggcgttggtgtttccatcccaggctgtgacacagtcagtcaatataccctcCGCCACACAactgcagaagtttgtcaaagttttccaCGTCATACCGAACCTCTGCAGACTCCGAAGGAAGCAGAGGCTCTGTCATGCTATCTTTGCTCTTACTTGCTGTGTCCAGGGTAGTTGCTCCGGGATGACGAgagccaggaatttaaagctctcTCCGTCCCTGACCCTCCGACGAGGACTGACTCGTGGACCCCTGGTTTCCCTCCCCTGAGTCATCTCCTTGGTCTGAGCGAGGGGGCTGTGGTCGTGTCGTTGTTTCCAGTCTCCCTCCCCCGCGCTGATCCCTCAGCCCCCGTCGTCGGAATCTGGCGTCGGAGCCGGGCTTGGGCGCACAGCCGTCGGTGCGGAGCGAGTCGCTCTGAGCGGACGCTGGTGCCAAGTGCACGGGTTGCGATCGACCAGCAGCACCCCGAAGTGCCCGCCTGCGACCCAGACGTCCCAGGGTGGGGCGAGGAGCCGGTGAGGCGGGGCCCGTCTGGGATCCGGGAAGGCAAGCTGGggcggatccaagtcacttctcggACAGGACCGGAAGACCCGGAGGCGGAGTTGGACCgatccgtcatggctgatcccaaaaCCGCATACCGGCCGGCCAGGGAGCGATCGACTGTCCCACGGATACTTTCcacccgcaaagcaaacagcattatgaaggaccccacgcgcccctcgtacaaactcttctccctcctgccgtctgggaaaaggctccgaagcattcgggctctcacgaccagactgtgtaacagtttcttcccccaagccatcagactcctcaatacccagagcctggactgacaccttactgccctattgtcctgtctattatttattgtaatgcctgctctgTTCTGTGCActgtatgcagtcctgggtaggtctgtagtctagtgtagctttctctgtgttgtttttatgtagttcagtctagtttttgtactgtgtcatgtaacaccatggtcctgaaaactgttgtctcgtttttactgtgtactgtgccggcagttatggtcgaaatgccaataaaagtgacttgacttgttttGGCAAGGGAGCATTAACCCCCGGCTCTTGCagttggtctgtagtctagtgtagctttttcctgtgttgaaaaacgttgtctcgtttttactgtgtactgtaccagcagttatggtcgaaacgacaataaaagtgacttgactactcattcacctgctacgctccaaagaatgcttgggatcaatagacaatagacaatcgctgcagaagtagaccattcggcccttcgagcctgcaccgccattctgagatcatggctgatcatctgctatcaataccccgttcctgccttgtccccatatcccttgattcccctatccatcagatacctatccagctccttcttgaaagcatccagagaattggcctccactgccttccgagacagtgcattccagacccccacaactctctgggagaagaagtttttccttaactctgtcctaaatgacctaccccttattcacaaaccatgccctctggtactggactctcccagcatctggaacatatttcctgcctctatcttgtccaatcccttaataatcttacatgttgcaatcagatcccctctcaatctccttaattccagcgtgtacaagcccagactctctaacctctctgcgtaagacagaccggacatcccaggaattaacctggtgaatctacgctgcacttcctctacagccaggatgtccttccttaacactggagacccaaaactgtacacaatactccaggtgtggtctcaccagggtcctgtacaaatgcaagcggatttctttgctcttgtactcaattccctttgtaataaaggccaccattccattagccttcttcactgcctgctgcacttgctcattcaccttcagtgactggtgaacaaggactccgagatctctttgtatttctcccttacatGGAAATgccaataaaagttgacttgtcATGTCTTGGCAAGGGAGCATTAACTTGACCAAAAAAGAAACTCCTCCCGCCCTCTCGTTCAGGCTACACCCCCCCGCCCGAGGATTCACCCCGTTCCGCAGGCTACAAGCAGATCAGCCCCCGCACTCTGAATTCCAGAGCGGGCAGGCCCAAGGACGCCGGGCGCTCCCCGCCTGTTAACCCCTCCGTTCCCGGAACGGTCAGCTGGGCccgtgttcactcaacctgttctcacaGGGCaccctccccaatccagacaacatccttgtaaatctcctccgcaccctttctatggcttccacgtccttcctgtagtgaggcgaccagaactgagcacagtactccaagtggggtctgaccagggtcctatagagctgtaacattacccctcggctcctaaactcaatccaggcaacatccttgtaaatctcctccgcaccctttctatggtttccacgtccctcctgtagtgaggcgaccagaactgagcacagtactccaagtggggtctgaccagggtcctattatACTgtattaccattaatactatattctgccatcatatttgaccgaccaaaatgaaccaactgtcacttctctgggttgatcGAGTTCAAGACTAGAgagacaacagacagtaggtgccggggtaggccattcggcccttctagccagccccgccattcactgtgatcgtggctgatcgtccacaatcagtaccccgttcctgccctctccccatatcccttgaccccgctatctataagagctctatctaactctctcttgaatgcatccagagacttggcctccactgccttctggggcagagcattccacagatccaccactctctgggtgaaaaagtttctccGCATCTCGGTTCTAAATGGCCGACCTctcattcttaaactgtggcctctggttctggactcacccaacatcgggaacatgcttcctgcctccagcgtgtccaatcccttaataatcttatatatttcaatcagatcccctctcatccttctaaattccagtgtgtacaagcccagtcgcttccatctttcaacatgtgacagtcccgccatcccgggaattaacctcgtgaacctacgccgcactccctcaatagcaagaatgtccttcctcaaatttggagaccagaactgcacacaatactccaggtgtggtctcaccagggccctgtacagctgcagaaggacctctttactcctatactcaattcctcttgttataaaggccagcatgccattagctttcttcactgcctgctgtacctgcatgcttgctttcagtgactgatgtacaagaacacctagatctcgttgtacttccccttttcctaacttgactccatttagatagtaatctgccttcctgttcttgccactaaagtggataacctcacatttattcacactaaactgcatctgccatacatttgcccactcacccatgactgatgactccatttagatagtaatctgccaaCTCTGTCATTCACAGTGATCGAAGGGGAACGTCGAGGGTCAGCGTGACATCGGTGCAgaagggtgggacacacacacacctccatcACCTGTCTCTGCTTGATCGGCACGACCATCAGTTCCCAGCACCCAAACACCTGCAATCCCtccctaacccaggggtcggggGGACACGGACGGGGAGGGGGAACCCAGGGGTAATTCAACACCATCCCTCCCTAACCCAG contains:
- the LOC132388147 gene encoding formin-like protein 2: AMESDTVCPCAENMFFDVRTEDCKDCESCEGVVQCKLCKGGSPYFLLSIISSSIALGTLLVGAGYLISHRTSRGCKWPLSGRARSRDPFHSEVKGSTPEVSCFLRGPSFPPAPAFPFPPRPSPPPPAPLPPPPWDTPFPSP